In Nostoc sp. CENA543, a single genomic region encodes these proteins:
- a CDS encoding peptidoglycan DD-metalloendopeptidase family protein: MTSPNLLSPYLKITVGSIGSLKADTFTIGDGKLVSAEVELGEGTLQSNCKFTVRDPNRELLDKYLAHVEQVEGLNELNDPNPTQADLTATVNPNPTSHVGNPSLETQPGQVIYENVQASTYGYGEVTQGGQIGAYGDRIQWDGLFAAMVNTKYKYATMRVTNLTNNKQILVKVVDRGPFAVENGRAARPLREHPTRKIDLVPGAWKALTNGAAPGIVNVKIEWIQPGTATASDVQATKQQKETAQEIEQRKEVANTPATNTTPQVAATQSVSTASVTKKVASSSAKTLVGAQITVELGYNGTTIAAFSFIHTGLRYSLFDPDLLEFRGQAATWVMTRRLKNTVYQKMTFKKLATKICAAYGMALTMSEEGPYYEYFPQRGQNDYEFLLAEARRIGYRVHVKGRTLTIEPREKIISANTFTLEYGVNMGISFEITHEAESDTKGGARASDPSNRGTTGVIKYQIDPATGKVKQTKKESTSALGGDTTAIISGNALPTPKPKTDGTTAAADSQRRENEKRIKGIKASAVFPTTEEALLITPDTPFRTRGVSITADRYWVVENVRHTYTEGGLTTDVDLYSPLRNKYPSTDINQPPSITPNVPQAPGVPFDADAPKFIRPTTGPITSRHRTENPKRPRHQGIDYGAAAGTPVVASASGTVVDVVSGCRVGNGSCGGGYGNKVDIDHGGGWLTRYAHLTEVNVTNGQTVSQGQKIGTVGNTGKSFGNHLHWEVRKSGADLNPRKFIPN; encoded by the coding sequence ATGACAAGTCCAAACTTATTAAGTCCATATTTAAAGATAACGGTCGGCTCTATTGGTAGTCTCAAGGCAGATACCTTTACCATAGGCGACGGCAAGCTAGTCTCAGCCGAGGTAGAGCTAGGCGAGGGCACGTTACAAAGTAACTGCAAGTTTACCGTTAGAGACCCCAACCGTGAACTATTAGATAAATATCTGGCACATGTTGAGCAGGTCGAGGGGCTAAACGAACTAAACGACCCCAACCCGACACAGGCAGACTTAACCGCGACAGTTAACCCAAACCCAACTAGCCACGTAGGCAACCCAAGTCTGGAGACACAGCCAGGTCAGGTTATATACGAAAATGTGCAGGCTTCGACCTACGGCTACGGTGAGGTAACCCAAGGCGGTCAGATTGGTGCTTACGGCGATCGCATCCAGTGGGATGGTCTGTTTGCAGCGATGGTCAATACAAAGTACAAGTATGCCACCATGCGCGTCACCAACCTAACCAACAATAAACAAATCTTGGTGAAGGTTGTAGACCGTGGCCCCTTTGCAGTAGAAAACGGCAGAGCTGCTAGACCACTTCGGGAACACCCAACAAGAAAGATAGACTTAGTGCCTGGCGCATGGAAGGCATTAACTAACGGCGCGGCTCCTGGTATTGTCAACGTCAAGATTGAGTGGATTCAGCCAGGAACAGCTACAGCTAGCGATGTACAGGCGACAAAGCAACAGAAGGAAACAGCGCAGGAGATAGAGCAAAGGAAGGAAGTAGCTAATACACCTGCAACAAACACCACGCCGCAGGTAGCGGCTACACAGTCTGTTTCTACTGCCAGCGTTACCAAGAAAGTAGCAAGTAGTTCAGCAAAAACCTTAGTCGGCGCACAGATTACAGTTGAATTAGGTTACAACGGTACGACAATTGCTGCTTTTAGTTTCATCCACACTGGCTTAAGATACAGTCTCTTTGACCCAGACTTGTTAGAGTTTCGAGGGCAGGCTGCGACTTGGGTCATGACACGGCGGTTGAAAAACACCGTATACCAAAAGATGACCTTCAAGAAGCTCGCTACCAAAATATGTGCAGCCTATGGTATGGCTCTAACTATGAGTGAGGAGGGGCCATACTATGAATACTTCCCTCAGCGAGGGCAGAACGATTATGAGTTCTTGTTAGCTGAGGCGCGGCGCATTGGTTATAGAGTTCATGTCAAAGGCAGAACATTAACTATTGAGCCAAGGGAAAAGATTATTAGTGCCAATACTTTTACCCTAGAGTACGGCGTGAACATGGGCATAAGCTTCGAGATAACCCACGAGGCGGAGAGCGACACTAAAGGTGGGGCGCGGGCTTCAGACCCAAGTAACCGAGGTACAACAGGTGTAATTAAATATCAAATCGATCCAGCCACAGGGAAGGTCAAGCAAACCAAGAAAGAGTCTACATCGGCTCTAGGTGGCGATACAACCGCTATTATCTCAGGTAATGCCCTACCAACCCCTAAGCCAAAAACAGACGGTACAACGGCAGCAGCAGACAGCCAGCGACGCGAGAACGAGAAGCGCATCAAGGGTATCAAGGCGAGCGCTGTGTTTCCTACAACAGAGGAAGCTTTGCTCATTACACCTGACACACCTTTTAGGACTAGGGGCGTGAGCATAACAGCAGACAGGTACTGGGTTGTAGAGAACGTGCGCCATACATACACGGAAGGAGGGTTGACTACAGACGTAGACCTGTACAGCCCGCTAAGAAATAAATACCCCTCTACAGACATTAACCAACCGCCTAGCATAACACCTAACGTACCTCAAGCACCTGGCGTGCCCTTTGACGCTGATGCACCTAAGTTTATTCGACCCACGACAGGGCCAATAACCAGTAGGCACAGAACAGAGAACCCCAAGCGACCGAGGCATCAAGGAATTGATTATGGGGCAGCCGCTGGTACACCTGTTGTAGCTTCAGCTAGTGGTACGGTAGTCGATGTAGTTTCTGGTTGCAGGGTGGGTAATGGAAGCTGTGGCGGGGGATATGGAAATAAGGTGGACATCGACCACGGCGGCGGTTGGCTCACGAGGTATGCACACCTAACAGAAGTTAATGTTACAAATGGTCAGACAGTGAGTCAGGGACAAAAGATAGGAACTGTAGGTAATACAGGAAAAAGTTTTGGCAATCATTTACACTGGGAAGTACGTAAAAGCGGTGCAGACTTAAACCCTCGGAAATTTATTCCTAACTAA
- a CDS encoding phage tail sheath subtilisin-like domain-containing protein, with amino-acid sequence MVNAFSSFLSPGVRVVESTSGYRSLEIASHSHTYMIGSSATGSFGTPTQVTSLADFTNVFGASPSTDEVKLYFRNNRRGILYFVRTQIAQRNEITISSAAAGAYTVTINGTAVTYSAPASPTPTLDNVAAGLLAAINANSTVSAAVQATVGSSTSKIYVRSRVPGVTFTLVATTANLTQAAATPTNPTSADYVYAIENAFDADDGWPQGFIIAPEAFQLLTVQNDRLAVGNAMQALASDPLFDWVALVDAGTGLTPAAAKAEGELYASPQGHLAFYYPYVIDLENQTIPPSAAVAGVATLRYAEQGFQEPPAGAQYPILGVKDVATKVTSQIQDTLNPSGINAIRNLRNKGIVIWGMRTRASDDLYKQLSQRVIMNVINGTLRQGFDNFLFTAIDGYGILLNAMSQTANAALERLWRGRALFGGTQVEAFEVVCDFTNNLPATLSLGQIIMDVYVVTSPALEKLLLNTIKVSIGTLPLNQQQTEVTTLGA; translated from the coding sequence ATGGTTAACGCGTTCTCAAGCTTTCTGTCTCCAGGCGTTAGGGTCGTAGAGAGTACAAGTGGATATAGGTCTCTAGAGATTGCCAGCCACAGCCACACCTACATGATTGGTAGCTCGGCTACTGGTAGCTTTGGCACCCCTACCCAAGTCACAAGCCTAGCAGACTTCACCAACGTCTTCGGTGCTAGCCCCAGCACAGATGAGGTTAAGCTATACTTCCGCAACAACCGCAGGGGCATCCTGTACTTTGTTCGCACCCAGATAGCTCAGCGCAACGAGATTACTATTAGCTCTGCTGCGGCTGGTGCTTATACTGTAACGATTAACGGCACAGCAGTAACCTACTCAGCACCTGCGTCGCCTACACCAACACTAGATAACGTTGCGGCTGGTTTACTAGCAGCTATCAATGCTAACTCTACTGTTAGTGCAGCCGTACAAGCTACTGTAGGTTCTTCTACATCTAAGATATATGTACGCTCCAGAGTGCCTGGCGTGACATTTACCCTTGTAGCGACCACCGCTAACCTCACACAAGCTGCGGCTACTCCCACCAACCCAACCTCGGCTGATTACGTCTACGCCATTGAAAACGCCTTTGATGCTGATGACGGCTGGCCACAAGGCTTTATCATCGCACCTGAAGCGTTCCAGCTTCTAACCGTACAGAACGACCGCCTGGCTGTGGGTAATGCTATGCAAGCCCTGGCTAGTGACCCACTGTTTGACTGGGTTGCACTAGTGGATGCTGGAACTGGTTTAACTCCTGCAGCAGCTAAAGCTGAGGGTGAACTATATGCCTCCCCACAGGGTCACTTAGCTTTCTACTACCCATATGTCATTGACTTGGAAAACCAGACCATCCCGCCCAGCGCGGCTGTTGCTGGTGTAGCCACCTTAAGATATGCAGAGCAAGGTTTCCAAGAACCACCTGCCGGCGCACAGTACCCCATCTTAGGTGTGAAGGATGTAGCTACCAAAGTCACATCACAAATCCAAGACACCTTAAACCCTTCAGGCATCAACGCCATTAGAAACTTAAGAAACAAAGGCATCGTAATCTGGGGTATGCGTACCCGTGCCAGCGATGATCTGTATAAACAGCTCAGCCAGCGCGTAATCATGAACGTCATCAACGGCACGCTGCGCCAAGGGTTTGATAACTTCCTCTTCACAGCTATCGATGGCTACGGCATCCTGCTAAACGCTATGAGCCAGACAGCTAACGCTGCCCTAGAGAGACTGTGGCGCGGTAGAGCCTTGTTTGGTGGCACACAGGTAGAGGCTTTTGAGGTTGTATGCGACTTCACGAACAACCTGCCTGCAACACTAAGCCTGGGGCAGATAATCATGGATGTTTATGTAGTCACCAGCCCTGCGCTAGAGAAGCTACTTTTGAACACAATCAAGGTTTCCATAGGTACTCTGCCTCTGAACCAACAGCAAACTGAAGTAACTACACTGGGGGCATAA
- a CDS encoding HK97 gp10 family phage protein, with amino-acid sequence MLRYSVSTRGKIFEKDITLKVVQESIEATSDWALNRVRSETPVRTGNMRDGWTVTPQRRELFITNDVRYADIVSQRIGLYNRTIPQVEKHLRDELRRGYDAI; translated from the coding sequence ATGCTCCGCTACTCAGTCAGCACCAGAGGTAAAATCTTCGAGAAAGATATAACCCTAAAAGTAGTTCAGGAGTCCATCGAGGCTACCAGTGACTGGGCTTTAAACAGAGTTAGAAGTGAGACCCCTGTTAGGACTGGTAATATGCGAGATGGCTGGACTGTAACGCCACAACGCCGTGAGTTATTCATCACCAATGATGTACGCTACGCCGATATCGTGAGTCAGCGCATCGGTCTATATAACCGCACTATCCCACAGGTAGAAAAGCACCTACGAGATGAGTTGAGGCGGGGCTATGACGCTATATGA
- a CDS encoding phage major capsid protein — MATIISPIDALQFIVDEEVAQVPLTDYPMLNAVQKRVTSQTQLKWNVNVGGAQARTVTTSAAVTAFNDDDYVQASLAIGRIRVESSFQLLKEDIAEARAIGKGALRDLFASDVNSAIRVCLETMATGIYSGTGANNSNAGIVGVDTCLTATTYAGIAQATYTGWTPVVNTNGTNRALTTTLLEAVDNALMRKGGTYNAIFCSPELVSSYRALFAAQANIQPAPLGQSTADIGYTGIAYKGRPIIADIYAPLNKFYFVDSRDIELYTFGQNNTDNRRGIQFAIGKIENNNPDAEQYVVYAKPQLKIKNRPKSVAGLFAIT; from the coding sequence ATGGCTACAATTATTTCTCCTATTGACGCGCTTCAGTTCATCGTTGATGAGGAAGTCGCACAAGTTCCCCTGACTGATTACCCCATGCTCAATGCTGTGCAAAAGCGGGTAACTAGTCAGACTCAGCTTAAGTGGAACGTTAACGTCGGCGGAGCTCAAGCCCGTACTGTTACCACCTCTGCTGCTGTTACAGCATTCAACGATGATGATTATGTTCAAGCTTCTTTAGCCATTGGACGTATTCGTGTTGAGTCTTCCTTCCAGTTGTTGAAAGAAGATATTGCTGAAGCTAGAGCTATTGGTAAAGGTGCGCTGCGTGACTTGTTTGCATCTGATGTAAACAGCGCGATTAGAGTCTGCCTTGAGACTATGGCAACAGGCATCTACTCAGGTACAGGTGCAAACAACTCTAACGCCGGTATCGTCGGTGTAGACACCTGCCTAACCGCTACTACCTATGCTGGTATTGCTCAAGCAACCTACACAGGTTGGACTCCAGTTGTAAACACCAACGGTACTAACCGAGCTTTAACAACTACACTTTTAGAAGCTGTAGACAATGCTTTGATGAGAAAAGGCGGTACCTATAATGCCATCTTCTGCTCCCCTGAACTTGTCTCTAGCTATCGTGCTTTGTTTGCTGCACAGGCTAACATTCAGCCAGCACCTTTAGGACAGTCCACCGCGGACATTGGCTACACCGGCATCGCCTACAAAGGTAGACCCATCATTGCTGACATCTACGCACCATTGAACAAGTTTTACTTTGTTGATAGCCGTGATATCGAGCTATATACCTTTGGTCAAAATAACACTGATAACCGCCGTGGTATTCAGTTTGCTATTGGCAAGATTGAGAACAACAACCCTGACGCTGAACAGTATGTTGTTTATGCCAAGCCCCAGTTAAAGATTAAGAATCGTCCTAAGTCTGTAGCCGGTCTGTTCGCTATCACCTAA